In one window of Mesorhizobium sp. B2-1-1 DNA:
- the lptE gene encoding LPS assembly lipoprotein LptE codes for MSLPDREKTELSRLLRRAALAGLVGSLALVSACQVRPLYSSAPLSTGSSANAELASIAIKPVRTRYGQQVRNNLIFGFGRGAGEPASPAYSLDLGVTEAVESSALVQVGTDQDEPTAGSVTLTAGYRLTDAKTGAVIATGKRAITSSFDRPRQEFAAYRAQIDAENRAARELANALQLSIAQDLARHGKTAG; via the coding sequence ATGTCGTTGCCTGATCGGGAAAAGACAGAGCTGAGCCGTTTGCTGCGCCGTGCCGCGCTTGCCGGCCTTGTCGGCTCGCTTGCGCTCGTTTCGGCCTGCCAGGTGCGGCCGCTCTACTCGAGCGCGCCGCTGTCGACCGGCTCGAGCGCCAATGCCGAACTGGCGTCGATCGCCATCAAACCGGTCAGGACGCGTTACGGCCAGCAGGTGCGCAACAATTTGATCTTCGGATTTGGGCGCGGCGCCGGCGAACCGGCATCGCCGGCCTACTCGCTCGACCTCGGCGTGACCGAAGCCGTTGAATCCTCGGCGCTCGTGCAGGTCGGAACCGACCAGGACGAGCCGACCGCCGGTTCGGTGACGCTGACCGCCGGCTACAGGCTGACCGATGCCAAAACCGGGGCGGTGATCGCGACCGGCAAGCGGGCGATCACTTCGTCCTTCGACAGGCCGCGCCAGGAATTCGCCGCGTACCGGGCACAGATCGATGCCGAGAACCGCGCCGCGCGCGAGCTTGCCAACGCGCTGCAACTGTCCATCGCCCAGGATCTCGCACGGCACGGCAAGACGGCCGGTTAG
- a CDS encoding DNA translocase FtsK has protein sequence MESKRFPRVSSLKAASPDDPGVKRFTGVDNKADSQRARAAGAGPSPSPVDLGGNESPAWQDYFFLAPNVRFTRTPDYEASTRRPRDEAIAVEQSESPAPQAPGQSTAAGTSSSAPIPSRNLSSGAARPPVGNRAVVQPAPAPVPSGHAGEKARAAATPAGHRMTAAARASAPAASAQAATAPVKTTGRENVRWPYLSDHVFFEVMAPYLVEGPSPAPRAVPVARTTAPVVTERTDNRPAPTADPTALFRVIECLPGSPAPSAAPDVRPANSNQAAVQTAANRVPQQARAKAAIAAVASNALPAQVTQSLEQAVPAPAARASSRAPLVGRIVPTATGETYELPSEELLQQPPEGQGFYMSQERLEQNADLLESVLEDFGVRGEIIHVRPGPVVTLYEFEPAPGVKSSRVIGLADDIARSMSAISARVAVVPGRNVIGIELPNEARETVYFRELIESEGFRKTGCKLALCLGKTIGGEPVIAELAKMPHLLVAGTTGSGKSVAINTMILSLLYRLKPEECRLIMVDPKMLELSVYDGIPHLLTPVVTDPKKAVTALKWAVREMEDRYRKMARLGVRNIDGYNQRAAQARENGETVVMTVQAGFEKGTGEPLFEQQEIDLAPMPYIVVIVDEMADLMMVAGKEIEGAIQRLAQMARAAGIHLIMATQRPSVDVITGTIKANFPTRISFQVTSKIDSRTILGEQGAEQLLGQGDMLHMMGGGRIARVHGPFVSDVEVEHVVAHLKAQGRPEYLETVTADEEEEEDEGDEGAVFDKGAVASEDGDTSYDEAVKVVLRDKKCSTSYIQRRLGIGYNRAASLVERMEKEGLVGAPNHVGKREIIMGRRPPVTAAEDDGTD, from the coding sequence ATGGAATCCAAGCGTTTTCCTCGGGTCAGTTCATTGAAGGCAGCGTCGCCCGATGACCCCGGGGTGAAGCGTTTCACGGGTGTGGACAACAAGGCGGACAGCCAGCGGGCAAGAGCAGCAGGAGCCGGCCCTTCCCCATCCCCTGTCGATCTCGGCGGCAACGAAAGCCCTGCCTGGCAAGACTATTTCTTCCTGGCGCCCAATGTGCGGTTTACGCGCACGCCGGACTATGAAGCCAGCACGCGCCGTCCGCGGGACGAGGCGATTGCCGTCGAGCAAAGCGAATCACCAGCACCGCAGGCACCTGGCCAATCCACCGCGGCTGGGACGTCTTCATCGGCGCCGATACCAAGCCGAAACCTTTCTTCGGGCGCCGCCAGGCCGCCCGTCGGCAACAGAGCGGTGGTGCAACCGGCCCCGGCCCCCGTTCCGTCAGGGCATGCCGGCGAAAAGGCGCGGGCCGCCGCTACGCCTGCGGGCCACAGGATGACTGCGGCGGCGCGGGCGTCCGCACCGGCAGCGTCCGCCCAAGCAGCGACAGCCCCGGTCAAGACGACAGGCCGCGAAAATGTGCGCTGGCCCTATCTGTCGGATCACGTCTTTTTCGAGGTCATGGCGCCCTATTTGGTCGAAGGCCCGTCACCCGCGCCCCGGGCCGTTCCGGTTGCACGCACGACCGCGCCCGTGGTCACCGAGCGGACCGACAACCGCCCCGCGCCAACGGCCGATCCGACCGCGTTGTTCCGTGTCATCGAATGCCTTCCCGGGTCGCCAGCTCCGTCCGCCGCGCCGGATGTCCGTCCGGCCAACTCCAACCAGGCCGCGGTTCAGACGGCGGCGAACCGTGTGCCGCAGCAAGCCCGGGCGAAGGCCGCAATTGCCGCCGTCGCGAGCAACGCCCTTCCGGCCCAGGTCACGCAAAGTCTGGAGCAAGCCGTCCCGGCTCCGGCTGCGCGCGCATCGTCGCGAGCGCCACTGGTCGGCAGGATCGTGCCGACCGCGACGGGCGAGACGTACGAACTCCCCTCGGAAGAATTGTTGCAGCAGCCGCCGGAGGGACAAGGCTTCTACATGTCGCAGGAGCGGCTCGAGCAGAATGCCGATCTTCTGGAAAGCGTGCTCGAGGATTTCGGCGTGCGCGGCGAGATCATCCATGTTCGCCCCGGTCCGGTCGTCACCCTCTATGAATTCGAGCCGGCGCCGGGCGTGAAATCCTCCCGCGTCATCGGTCTCGCCGACGACATCGCCCGCTCCATGTCGGCGATCTCGGCGCGCGTCGCCGTCGTGCCGGGCCGCAACGTCATCGGCATCGAGCTTCCGAACGAGGCGCGCGAAACCGTCTATTTCCGCGAGCTGATCGAATCGGAGGGCTTCCGCAAGACCGGCTGCAAGCTGGCGCTCTGCCTCGGCAAGACGATCGGCGGTGAGCCTGTCATCGCCGAACTGGCAAAGATGCCCCACTTGCTCGTTGCCGGCACCACCGGTTCCGGCAAGTCGGTTGCCATCAACACGATGATCCTGTCGCTGCTCTACCGGCTGAAGCCGGAGGAATGCCGGCTGATCATGGTCGATCCCAAGATGCTCGAACTCTCCGTCTATGACGGCATCCCGCATCTTCTGACCCCGGTCGTCACCGATCCAAAAAAGGCCGTTACCGCGCTCAAATGGGCGGTGCGCGAGATGGAGGACCGCTATCGCAAGATGGCGCGGCTCGGCGTGCGCAATATCGACGGCTACAATCAGCGCGCCGCCCAAGCCCGCGAAAACGGCGAGACGGTCGTCATGACCGTGCAGGCGGGCTTCGAAAAAGGCACCGGCGAGCCGCTCTTCGAGCAGCAGGAAATCGACCTCGCGCCAATGCCTTACATCGTCGTCATCGTCGACGAGATGGCCGACCTGATGATGGTCGCCGGCAAGGAGATCGAAGGCGCCATCCAGCGCCTGGCGCAGATGGCGCGCGCGGCCGGCATCCACCTGATCATGGCGACGCAGCGCCCCTCGGTCGATGTCATCACGGGCACGATCAAGGCCAATTTCCCGACCCGGATTTCCTTCCAGGTCACTTCCAAGATCGACAGCCGCACCATCCTTGGCGAGCAGGGCGCCGAGCAGCTGCTGGGTCAGGGCGACATGCTGCATATGATGGGCGGCGGGCGCATCGCCCGCGTGCACGGCCCGTTTGTCTCCGACGTGGAGGTCGAGCATGTCGTGGCGCATCTGAAGGCGCAGGGTCGCCCCGAATACCTGGAAACCGTGACGGCCGACGAGGAGGAAGAGGAAGACGAAGGCGATGAGGGCGCGGTATTCGACAAGGGCGCCGTTGCGTCGGAGGACGGCGATACCAGCTATGACGAGGCGGTCAAGGTGGTGTTGCGCGACAAGAAGTGCTCGACGTCCTACATTCAGCGCCGCCTCGGCATCGGCTATAACCGCGCCGCGTCCCTGGTCGAGCGCATGGAGAAGGAGGGTCTGGTCGGTGCACCAAACCATGTCGGCAAGCGCGAGATCATCATGGGCCGGCGCCCGCCGGTAACCGCAGCTGAGGATGACGGCACGGACTGA
- the fsa gene encoding fructose-6-phosphate aldolase → MKFFADTADIKEIRELIDLGLLDGVTTNPSLILKSGGKISEVTKQICDIVEGPVSAEVVATEYKQMMAEAEVLAKIAPNVAIKVPLTLDGLKACKTIRTQMNRMVNVTLCFSANQALLAAKAGASFISPFVGRIDDTGSDGMEVIQEIRQIYDNYDFQTEILTASVRTVNHVKQAALIGADIVTAPPATLKALVNHPLTDKGLAAFLADWAKTGQKIG, encoded by the coding sequence ATGAAATTTTTTGCCGACACCGCCGACATCAAGGAAATCCGCGAACTGATTGATCTGGGGCTGCTCGACGGCGTCACCACCAACCCGTCGCTGATTCTCAAATCGGGCGGCAAGATCTCCGAGGTCACCAAGCAAATCTGCGACATCGTCGAAGGTCCGGTTTCGGCCGAGGTCGTGGCCACCGAATACAAGCAGATGATGGCGGAGGCCGAGGTGCTGGCCAAGATCGCGCCGAATGTCGCCATCAAGGTGCCGTTGACGCTGGATGGATTGAAGGCCTGCAAGACGATCCGCACCCAGATGAACCGCATGGTCAATGTCACGCTCTGCTTCTCGGCCAACCAGGCGCTGCTCGCCGCCAAGGCCGGCGCCTCCTTCATCTCGCCCTTCGTCGGCCGCATCGACGATACCGGCTCGGACGGCATGGAAGTGATCCAGGAGATCCGTCAGATCTACGACAATTACGATTTCCAGACCGAGATCCTGACGGCTTCCGTGCGCACCGTGAACCACGTCAAGCAGGCGGCGCTCATCGGCGCCGATATCGTCACCGCGCCGCCCGCGACACTGAAGGCGCTGGTCAACCACCCGCTGACTGACAAGGGCCTTGCCGCCTTCCTCGCCGACTGGGCCAAGACCGGCCAGAAAATCGGCTGA
- a CDS encoding primosomal protein N', with the protein MIEDSPFVAAAPVLVPMPAERPYTYAVPAGMRVVPGSIVRVPLGPRQVAGIVWDGAVETVDAKKLRPIEQVFDCPPIDRAMRRFVDWVAQYTLSAPGMVARMLLRAPEAFDPEPWIEGLQRTAAVPDRMTDARARVLETAEGGLAWTRSGLAHAAGVSSTVIEGLKAQGVFETVMIPPQPVVAEPDPAYAAPELMPDQNEAARLLRANVAGSGFNVALLDGVTGSGKTEVYFEAVAAALDRGKQVLILLPEIALTHAFLERFQQRFGAKPAEWHSDLPPRMRERVWRQVAEGGVRVVAGARSALFLPFKELGLIVVDEEHDPAYKQEDRVFYNARDMAVVRGHIGGFPVVLASATPSVESRVNASQGRYARAVLSARFAEAALPDLKAIDMRRAPPARGGFLSPVLLDHMRRTLERKEQSLLFLNRRGYAPLTLCRVCGHRFGCPVCSAWLVEHRFRGQLVCHHCGHNERRPEACPECGTLDHLVACGPGVERIAEEVVTHFPDARTIVLSSDLMGGVRRLRLELEAIANGEADIVIGTQLVAKGHNFPNMTLVGVVDADLGLANGDPRAAERTFQLLSQVTGRAGRTGKKSLGLLQTFQPDHPVMRAIVSGDADAFYEREISERERAALPPFGRLAGVIVSAVTRAEAEGHARALRRAAPEASDLFVLGPAEAPLSLLGGRHRFRLLIQGERRADMQRFIRTMLANGPKQRGSVRVQVDIDPQSFL; encoded by the coding sequence ATGATCGAAGATTCGCCCTTTGTCGCAGCCGCACCGGTGCTGGTGCCGATGCCGGCCGAACGCCCCTACACCTATGCCGTGCCCGCCGGCATGCGGGTGGTGCCGGGCTCGATCGTGCGCGTGCCGCTCGGCCCCCGCCAGGTCGCCGGCATCGTGTGGGACGGCGCGGTCGAGACGGTCGACGCGAAAAAGCTGCGCCCGATCGAACAGGTCTTCGACTGTCCGCCGATCGATCGGGCGATGCGCCGTTTCGTCGACTGGGTGGCGCAGTATACGCTGTCGGCGCCGGGCATGGTGGCGCGCATGCTGCTGAGGGCGCCGGAGGCCTTCGATCCGGAACCGTGGATCGAGGGATTGCAGCGAACCGCGGCCGTTCCGGACCGGATGACGGATGCGCGGGCCCGCGTGCTGGAGACGGCCGAAGGCGGACTGGCCTGGACGCGATCCGGCCTTGCCCATGCGGCCGGCGTGTCGTCGACGGTAATCGAAGGGCTGAAGGCGCAAGGCGTGTTCGAAACGGTGATGATCCCGCCGCAGCCCGTGGTGGCGGAGCCCGACCCAGCCTACGCCGCGCCGGAATTGATGCCCGACCAGAACGAAGCCGCGCGGCTGCTGCGCGCCAATGTCGCGGGCAGCGGCTTCAACGTCGCACTGCTCGACGGCGTCACCGGTTCGGGCAAGACGGAGGTTTATTTCGAGGCGGTGGCGGCGGCACTCGACCGGGGCAAGCAGGTGCTGATCCTGCTGCCCGAAATCGCATTGACCCACGCTTTCCTCGAACGGTTCCAGCAGCGTTTTGGCGCCAAGCCCGCCGAATGGCACTCCGACCTGCCGCCGAGGATGCGCGAACGCGTCTGGCGGCAGGTGGCGGAAGGCGGCGTGCGGGTCGTGGCCGGCGCACGCTCGGCGCTGTTCCTGCCGTTCAAGGAGCTTGGCCTGATCGTCGTCGACGAGGAGCACGACCCCGCCTACAAGCAGGAAGACCGCGTCTTCTACAATGCCCGCGACATGGCTGTCGTGCGCGGCCATATAGGTGGCTTCCCCGTGGTGCTGGCATCGGCGACGCCATCGGTCGAGAGCCGCGTCAATGCCAGCCAGGGCCGCTACGCCAGGGCGGTGCTGTCCGCCCGCTTCGCCGAGGCGGCACTTCCCGACCTGAAAGCGATCGACATGCGGCGCGCGCCGCCGGCGCGCGGCGGCTTCCTGTCGCCGGTGCTGCTCGACCATATGCGACGGACGCTGGAGAGGAAGGAACAATCGCTTTTGTTCCTCAACCGGCGCGGCTATGCGCCGCTGACGCTGTGCCGCGTCTGCGGTCACCGCTTCGGTTGCCCGGTCTGCTCGGCCTGGCTGGTCGAGCACCGCTTTCGCGGCCAGCTCGTCTGCCACCATTGCGGGCACAATGAGCGCCGTCCGGAAGCCTGTCCGGAATGCGGCACGCTCGATCATCTGGTCGCCTGCGGGCCGGGCGTCGAGCGCATCGCCGAGGAAGTCGTCACACATTTCCCGGATGCGCGCACCATCGTTTTGTCGTCGGATCTGATGGGCGGCGTGCGGCGGCTGCGGCTGGAGCTGGAAGCCATCGCCAATGGCGAGGCCGATATCGTCATCGGCACGCAACTCGTCGCCAAGGGCCACAATTTCCCGAACATGACCTTGGTTGGTGTCGTCGATGCCGATCTCGGCCTTGCCAATGGCGATCCGCGCGCCGCCGAACGCACCTTCCAGCTGCTCAGCCAGGTGACCGGCCGCGCCGGGCGCACCGGCAAGAAGAGTCTCGGCCTGCTGCAGACCTTCCAGCCCGACCATCCGGTGATGCGGGCGATCGTCTCCGGCGATGCCGATGCGTTCTACGAGCGCGAGATTTCCGAGCGCGAGCGGGCGGCTCTGCCACCCTTCGGCCGGCTCGCCGGCGTCATCGTCAGCGCGGTGACGCGGGCGGAAGCCGAGGGCCATGCCCGCGCCCTGCGCCGTGCCGCGCCCGAGGCATCCGACCTGTTCGTGCTCGGGCCGGCCGAAGCGCCGCTGTCGCTGCTCGGCGGCCGTCACCGTTTCCGCCTGCTGATCCAGGGCGAGCGCCGCGCCGACATGCAAAGGTTTATCCGGACCATGCTCGCCAACGGGCCGAAGCAGCGCGGCTCGGTCCGGGTGCAGGTCGACATCGATCCGCAGAGCTTTTTGTAA
- a CDS encoding type II toxin-antitoxin system Phd/YefM family antitoxin, with amino-acid sequence MKTKSSSKARSELCAVVAEASKGSPTTITKRGRPVAIVISIETPVDSILKSLGNVPN; translated from the coding sequence ATGAAAACAAAATCCAGCAGCAAAGCACGCAGCGAACTGTGCGCCGTGGTCGCTGAAGCCAGCAAAGGCAGCCCGACAACAATCACCAAGCGGGGACGCCCCGTGGCCATAGTGATATCGATCGAGACGCCCGTCGACTCTATCCTGAAGAGTTTAGGCAACGTCCCGAACTGA
- a CDS encoding aspartate/glutamate racemase family protein, with the protein MKTLGLLGGMSWESTAIYYRLLNDLVRQRLGGLHSAKLLLWSFDFAEIAELQHHGDWDGAGALLVDAARKLESAGAEGLLLCTNTMHKLADQVQASVSVPLTHIADATAAAVKAAGMRRPALLATRFTMEQDFYKRRLADTYGLQPIVPDQAGRDMVHRIIYDELCQGIVTEPSKTAYIAEINRLRRDENVDCVIMGCTEITMLIGQQDFDIPVFDTTRIHAEAAVAFALS; encoded by the coding sequence TTGAAAACCCTTGGCCTTCTGGGCGGCATGAGCTGGGAATCGACGGCGATCTATTATCGCCTGCTCAACGATCTCGTGAGGCAGCGTCTCGGCGGGCTGCATTCGGCGAAATTGCTGCTGTGGTCCTTCGACTTCGCCGAGATCGCCGAGCTGCAGCATCACGGGGACTGGGACGGCGCCGGCGCGCTTCTGGTCGATGCCGCGCGCAAGCTCGAGTCAGCTGGCGCGGAAGGCCTGCTTTTGTGCACCAACACCATGCACAAGCTCGCCGACCAGGTGCAGGCCTCGGTATCGGTCCCGCTGACCCACATCGCCGACGCCACCGCAGCCGCTGTCAAGGCGGCCGGCATGCGGCGCCCGGCGCTGCTGGCAACACGGTTCACCATGGAGCAGGATTTCTACAAGCGCCGGCTTGCCGACACATATGGATTGCAGCCGATCGTGCCGGACCAGGCAGGACGCGACATGGTCCATCGCATCATCTATGACGAGCTCTGCCAGGGCATCGTCACCGAGCCATCGAAAACCGCCTATATCGCCGAGATCAACCGCCTGCGGCGCGATGAAAATGTCGACTGCGTGATCATGGGCTGCACCGAAATCACGATGTTGATCGGCCAGCAGGATTTCGACATTCCGGTCTTCGACACGACGCGCATCCATGCTGAAGCGGCGGTCGCCTTCGCGCTCTCCTGA
- a CDS encoding DUF4345 family protein, translating into MDFAFPWPVSQGEWLAWSSAVVTVLLGLVLFLAPGLAFRILRLQVKPEKAAAIAEGRGRMSGFYLGVGLCCILLAQPLIYMALGFSWLFTAFGRLLSMMSDGANTPFNWVSIVVELALAALPLAFAFGFLP; encoded by the coding sequence ATGGATTTTGCGTTTCCATGGCCGGTGAGCCAGGGCGAATGGCTGGCCTGGTCGAGCGCCGTCGTCACGGTGCTGCTCGGCCTGGTGCTTTTCCTGGCGCCGGGGCTTGCCTTCCGCATTCTGCGCTTGCAGGTCAAGCCGGAGAAGGCGGCGGCGATCGCCGAAGGGCGCGGCCGCATGTCGGGCTTCTATCTCGGCGTCGGCCTGTGCTGCATCCTGCTGGCGCAGCCGCTGATCTACATGGCGCTCGGCTTCTCCTGGCTGTTCACCGCCTTCGGCCGGTTGCTGTCGATGATGTCGGATGGCGCCAACACGCCCTTCAACTGGGTTTCCATCGTCGTGGAACTGGCGCTGGCGGCGTTGCCGCTTGCCTTTGCCTTCGGCTTCCTGCCCTGA
- a CDS encoding F0F1 ATP synthase subunit delta — protein sequence MAQSSSPISGVAERYAGSLFELASQANSVAKVEADLNSFEAMLAGSADLTRLINSPVFSSEDQAKAIAAIADKAGITGLTGNFLRVVAKNRRLFAVPGMIRAFRQIAAEHRGETTAEVTSAHQLSAAQQTELKAALKSVAGKDVSISVTVDPSLLGGLVVRMGSRQIDTSLKTKLNSLKLALKEVG from the coding sequence GTGGCCCAATCGTCATCGCCAATCTCAGGTGTCGCAGAACGCTATGCGGGTTCGCTGTTCGAACTGGCATCGCAGGCGAATTCCGTCGCCAAGGTCGAAGCCGACCTCAACAGTTTCGAGGCGATGCTCGCGGGCAGCGCCGACTTGACCCGGCTGATCAACAGCCCGGTGTTCTCCAGCGAGGACCAGGCCAAGGCCATCGCGGCGATCGCCGACAAGGCCGGGATCACCGGCCTGACCGGCAATTTCCTGCGCGTCGTCGCCAAGAACCGCCGGCTGTTCGCCGTGCCCGGCATGATCAGGGCATTCCGCCAGATCGCCGCCGAACATCGTGGCGAGACGACCGCCGAGGTAACGTCGGCTCACCAATTGAGCGCTGCCCAGCAGACTGAACTCAAGGCGGCGCTGAAGAGCGTTGCCGGCAAGGACGTTTCCATCTCCGTCACCGTCGATCCGTCGCTGCTCGGCGGGCTGGTGGTCAGGATGGGCTCGCGCCAGATCGATACGTCGCTCAAAACCAAACTCAATTCGCTCAAGCTTGCACTGAAAGAGGTCGGCTGA
- the atpA gene encoding F0F1 ATP synthase subunit alpha, with translation MDIRAAEISAILKDQIKNFGKEAEVSEVGQVLSVGDGIARVYGLDNVQAGEMVEFPGGIRGMALNLEADNVGVVIFGADRDIKEGDTVKRTGAIVDVPVGPGLLGRVVDALGNPIDGKGPIKATERKRVDVKAPGIIPRKSVHEPMSTGLKAIDALIPVGRGQRELVIGDRQTGKTAIILDTMLNQKSVHDNGPEKEKLYCVYVAVGQKRSTVAQFVKVLEERGALEYSIIVAATASDPAPMQFLAPFAGCTMGEYFRDNGMHALISYDDLSKQAVAYRQMSLLLRRPPGREAYPGDVFYLHSRLLERAAKLNDDMGNGSLTALPVIETQANDVSAYIPTNVISITDGQIFLETNLFFQGIRPAVNVGLSVSRVGSSAQIKAMKQVAGSIKGELAQYREMAAFAQFGSDLDAATQRLLNRGSRLTELLKQPQFSPLKTEEQVAVIFAGVNGYLDKLPVNQVGKFEHGLLSHMRSAGKDVLDAIRKEKALSDDLRGKLKAEIDAFAKTFA, from the coding sequence ATGGACATCCGCGCCGCGGAAATTTCCGCAATTCTGAAAGACCAGATCAAGAATTTCGGCAAGGAGGCCGAGGTCTCCGAAGTTGGACAGGTGCTGTCCGTCGGTGACGGTATCGCCCGCGTCTACGGCCTCGACAATGTCCAGGCCGGCGAGATGGTCGAATTCCCCGGCGGCATCCGCGGCATGGCGCTCAATCTCGAAGCCGACAATGTCGGCGTCGTCATTTTCGGCGCCGACCGCGACATCAAGGAAGGCGACACCGTCAAGCGCACCGGCGCGATCGTCGACGTTCCGGTCGGTCCCGGCCTGCTCGGCCGCGTCGTCGACGCGCTCGGCAACCCGATCGACGGCAAGGGCCCGATCAAGGCGACCGAACGCAAGCGCGTCGACGTCAAGGCGCCCGGCATCATTCCGCGCAAGTCGGTGCATGAGCCGATGTCGACGGGCCTCAAGGCCATCGACGCGCTGATCCCGGTCGGCCGCGGCCAGCGCGAGCTGGTCATCGGCGATCGCCAGACCGGCAAGACCGCCATCATCCTCGACACGATGCTCAACCAGAAGTCGGTGCACGACAACGGCCCCGAGAAGGAAAAGCTCTACTGCGTCTACGTCGCCGTCGGCCAGAAGCGCTCGACCGTGGCGCAGTTCGTCAAGGTGCTGGAAGAGCGCGGCGCGCTCGAATATTCGATCATCGTCGCCGCCACCGCTTCTGATCCGGCGCCGATGCAGTTCCTGGCGCCGTTCGCCGGCTGCACCATGGGCGAGTATTTCCGCGACAACGGCATGCATGCGCTGATCAGCTACGACGATCTGTCGAAGCAGGCCGTCGCCTATCGCCAGATGTCGCTGCTGTTGCGCCGCCCGCCGGGCCGCGAAGCCTATCCGGGCGACGTCTTCTACCTGCACTCGCGCCTGCTCGAGCGCGCCGCCAAGCTCAATGACGACATGGGCAACGGTTCGCTGACGGCGTTGCCGGTCATCGAAACCCAAGCCAACGACGTGTCGGCCTATATCCCGACCAACGTGATCTCGATCACCGACGGCCAGATCTTCCTCGAAACCAACCTGTTCTTCCAGGGCATCCGTCCAGCCGTCAATGTCGGCCTGTCGGTGTCGCGCGTCGGCTCCTCGGCGCAGATCAAGGCGATGAAGCAGGTTGCCGGCTCGATCAAGGGCGAGCTCGCGCAGTACCGCGAAATGGCGGCCTTCGCGCAGTTCGGCTCGGATCTCGATGCCGCCACGCAGCGCCTGCTCAACCGCGGTTCGCGCCTGACCGAGCTCCTGAAGCAGCCGCAGTTCTCGCCACTGAAGACGGAAGAGCAGGTCGCGGTGATCTTCGCCGGCGTCAACGGCTATCTCGACAAGCTGCCGGTCAACCAGGTCGGCAAGTTCGAGCATGGCCTGCTCAGCCACATGCGTTCGGCCGGCAAGGACGTCCTCGACGCAATCCGCAAGGAAAAGGCGCTGTCGGACGATCTGCGCGGCAAGCTGAAGGCCGAGATCGACGCTTTCGCCAAGACCTTCGCCTGA
- a CDS encoding F0F1 ATP synthase subunit gamma, whose translation MPSLKDLRNRIASVKATQKITKAMQMVAAAKLRRAQEAAEAARPYSERMGSVLANITQAIGGGGDAPALMTGTGKDDVHLLVVCTAERGLCGGFNSQIARLARDHIRRLLADGKQVKIICVGKKGFDILRRDYASMILDRIDLREVKTLGFVNADTIARKVIHLFNEGGFDICTLFYSQFKSVISQVPTAQQIIPAAASSAPAEAADGASAVYEYEPEPGEILSELIPRNIAVQIFRALLENAAGEMGAKMSAMDNATRNAGEMINKLSITYNRQRQAQITKELIEIISGAEAL comes from the coding sequence ATGCCTTCATTAAAAGACCTTCGTAACCGTATCGCCTCGGTCAAGGCGACGCAGAAGATCACCAAGGCGATGCAGATGGTCGCCGCGGCGAAGCTGCGCCGTGCACAGGAGGCCGCGGAAGCGGCGCGCCCCTATTCGGAGCGCATGGGTTCCGTGCTGGCCAACATCACCCAGGCGATCGGCGGCGGTGGCGATGCCCCGGCGCTGATGACCGGCACCGGCAAGGACGACGTGCACCTGCTTGTTGTCTGCACGGCCGAGCGCGGCCTGTGCGGCGGCTTCAATTCGCAGATCGCCCGTCTTGCCCGTGACCACATCCGCAGGCTCCTGGCCGACGGCAAGCAGGTCAAGATCATCTGCGTCGGCAAGAAGGGTTTCGATATCCTGCGCCGCGACTATGCGTCGATGATCCTCGACCGGATCGACCTGCGCGAGGTCAAGACGCTCGGCTTCGTCAATGCCGACACGATCGCCCGCAAGGTCATCCACCTGTTCAACGAGGGCGGCTTCGACATCTGCACGCTGTTCTATTCGCAGTTCAAGTCGGTGATCAGCCAGGTTCCGACCGCGCAGCAGATCATTCCGGCCGCTGCTTCGTCAGCTCCGGCCGAGGCTGCTGACGGCGCCAGCGCCGTCTACGAATACGAACCCGAGCCGGGTGAAATCCTGTCCGAGCTCATTCCGCGCAACATCGCGGTGCAGATTTTCCGCGCGCTGCTCGAAAACGCGGCTGGCGAAATGGGCGCCAAGATGAGCGCGATGGACAACGCCACGCGCAACGCCGGCGAGATGATCAACAAGCTGTCGATCACCTATAACCGCCAGCGCCAGGCGCAGATCACCAAGGAACTGATCGAAATCATTTCGGGCGCCGAGGCGCTCTAG